A single region of the Bacillota bacterium genome encodes:
- a CDS encoding DUF4912 domain-containing protein has protein sequence MKPLLHHYGLPWSYEENIMTLMVRDPYCLFVYWELAADLRYVITRYLGCAWENVPLFLQLFEAEEQEGELLHVQDFSIDPNVRQWYLNDLLPDRDYCSSLAVQGREGCFYQILQSNRVHTPWVRDRVKARRPSLTGYNRTDGDWFLGYKGNTDSSGPATEKERS, from the coding sequence ATGAAACCGTTACTGCACCATTACGGTTTACCCTGGAGTTACGAGGAAAACATAATGACGCTCATGGTGCGGGATCCTTATTGTTTATTTGTTTATTGGGAGCTTGCGGCAGATTTGCGTTATGTTATTACCAGGTACCTGGGATGCGCGTGGGAAAATGTCCCCTTGTTTTTGCAGCTATTTGAAGCAGAGGAACAAGAGGGGGAACTCTTGCACGTTCAAGATTTTTCGATTGACCCGAACGTTCGTCAGTGGTATCTTAACGACCTCTTGCCTGATCGCGACTATTGCTCCTCTTTAGCAGTTCAGGGTCGGGAGGGGTGCTTTTACCAGATCCTGCAATCAAATCGCGTCCATACACCCTGGGTCCGGGACAGGGTAAAGGCGCGGCGACCGTCGCTTACTGGTTACAACAGGACTGATGGTGACTGGTTTTTGGGTTACAAGGGAAACACGGATTCATCCGGGCCGGCAACAGAAAAAGAAAGGAGTTAA